Proteins encoded within one genomic window of Corynebacterium aurimucosum:
- a CDS encoding helix-turn-helix domain-containing protein has protein sequence MDPVQLLKKSPLSLSEVSRRSGVSRNTLNLWLRGTAQPSLAGLEKVMRVLGYEVSISVQRSSDAAAATAARVLCGDVKSEEPDVKAWIDRFVQWGDAPAAGGSYQALMERAAWASNPYGRHGAFHFLPSNPITIASAVDASGQTWAMSGAFAAQRVAGQIADAGEPQSTLIWCTNPAKIVPSLPTRIRASDEPVTGGITLVPVADEELTGATKESGIHYVTPHQLAIDACAENYVGGA, from the coding sequence ATGGACCCAGTACAACTCCTCAAGAAAAGCCCACTGAGCCTTAGTGAAGTGTCGCGGCGTTCGGGGGTCTCGCGAAATACGCTCAATCTGTGGTTGCGTGGGACAGCTCAACCGAGTTTGGCTGGCTTGGAGAAGGTAATGCGGGTGCTCGGATACGAGGTTTCCATATCTGTACAGCGCAGCAGTGATGCCGCGGCCGCGACAGCCGCCCGAGTGCTTTGTGGGGACGTCAAAAGCGAGGAACCGGACGTGAAAGCCTGGATTGACCGCTTCGTGCAGTGGGGTGATGCCCCGGCCGCCGGCGGCAGTTACCAGGCTCTCATGGAACGGGCCGCGTGGGCCTCTAATCCTTATGGCCGCCACGGGGCTTTCCACTTCTTGCCGTCGAATCCCATAACGATTGCTTCAGCGGTTGATGCGAGTGGGCAAACTTGGGCGATGTCGGGTGCTTTTGCAGCGCAACGAGTCGCGGGGCAGATCGCTGATGCAGGAGAACCTCAGTCAACGTTGATCTGGTGCACAAATCCAGCAAAGATAGTGCCTTCGTTGCCCACGCGGATTCGTGCGAGTGATGAGCCCGTAACCGGAGGGATCACCCTCGTGCCAGTGGCTGACGAAGAGCTAACGGGCGCAACAAAAGAGTCAGGGATACACTACGTGACACCGCACCAGCTTGCTATCGATGCGTGCGCAGAAAACTATGTGGGAGGGGCATAA
- a CDS encoding MOSC domain-containing protein: MKVISTNVAVRRPEPHGRHEYTGIDKQPRPFLDLEIPGPNYGDGSGVVGDSIGDHAHHGGAEKAVYAVAREELDYWEGTLNRVLRDGYFGENLTTEGISWPNMLINQQIQVGECVLEVSIPRTPCATFSGWMDEPGWLKSFTERGDCGSYLRIIEPGRITPGDEITLIGRPDHDITMGMAFAAKMGDKELARRVVDAGCLAPVHHDQLVKRLQPRG; the protein is encoded by the coding sequence ATGAAGGTTATCTCCACGAACGTCGCTGTCCGCCGCCCCGAGCCGCATGGGCGGCACGAGTACACGGGCATCGATAAGCAGCCGCGCCCCTTCCTGGATCTGGAGATCCCCGGGCCCAATTATGGTGACGGCTCCGGTGTGGTGGGGGATTCCATTGGGGATCACGCCCACCACGGCGGCGCCGAGAAGGCCGTGTATGCCGTGGCCCGTGAGGAGCTCGATTACTGGGAGGGCACGCTCAACCGCGTGCTGCGTGATGGCTACTTCGGGGAGAACCTCACCACCGAAGGGATTTCCTGGCCGAATATGCTGATCAACCAGCAGATTCAGGTGGGGGAGTGCGTGCTTGAAGTGTCTATCCCGCGCACGCCCTGTGCCACCTTCTCCGGCTGGATGGACGAGCCCGGTTGGCTCAAGTCCTTCACGGAGCGCGGCGATTGCGGTTCCTACCTGCGCATCATCGAGCCTGGCCGCATCACTCCTGGCGATGAGATCACGCTTATTGGGCGCCCCGACCATGACATCACCATGGGCATGGCCTTTGCCGCCAAGATGGGGGACAAGGAGCTAGCCCGGCGCGTCGTCGACGCCGGCTGCCTCGCCCCAGTCCACCACGATCAGCTGGTTAAGCGTCTGCAGCCCCGCGGTTAG
- a CDS encoding ATP-binding protein — MNNWSENQLRELLAELELRGGDSTTVEVKTAQGGIPDSLPQTLCAFANMPSGGLIILGVNEKEGFIVTGIENPSEMEAALASQARHAITPPVTVHTDSVAIDGTHVVIAEVTGLPIIDKPAIYRGEAYLRMADGDYRMSASELRMMDVAKLHAEEAVSYDTTIVEGTSLADLDSDVVQDFLVQARKKNRRLSGLTQDEDVLRALAVTTATGELTLAGLYALGFYPQGHFPSLAVTVAQRLPNGSKHGRVLGLETFEGPVPVLLNSVMGWVRQRLAAVRRYREDGSMVEVPELPLPAIREAVANALVHRDLGPNTLGAGKLIDVRLLPDKMVISSPGGLRDLTVEQLKSRDLARQEINQRLYRLCRYLKADDGSFVIEGEGGGVQLMLDAAREQGLPEPDLIDSGVQFTVKMWRPDTRGEARIWEPLRKEESGTGPERRVDAPVTLERLGVNAPRVAEALRTAAQPLSIGEIETATNLTRAQVRYALKSLVKARFVRMDGTRGSQATTYEWLANRGAADA; from the coding sequence GTGAACAATTGGTCCGAGAATCAGCTGAGAGAGCTATTGGCTGAGCTTGAGTTGCGCGGCGGTGATTCAACAACAGTCGAGGTCAAAACCGCTCAAGGGGGCATTCCGGACTCTCTACCGCAGACATTGTGCGCGTTCGCAAACATGCCGAGTGGCGGCCTTATCATTCTCGGTGTCAATGAGAAGGAAGGATTCATTGTCACTGGCATTGAGAATCCTTCGGAGATGGAGGCTGCTCTGGCCTCGCAGGCGCGTCATGCCATCACCCCTCCAGTCACAGTGCATACCGACAGTGTGGCAATAGATGGCACGCATGTCGTGATTGCGGAGGTTACGGGTCTTCCGATTATTGATAAGCCTGCTATCTACAGGGGAGAAGCGTATCTTCGAATGGCTGATGGGGACTACCGTATGAGTGCCTCGGAGCTGCGCATGATGGACGTGGCAAAGCTGCATGCCGAAGAGGCAGTGTCCTATGACACGACGATTGTGGAAGGCACGAGCCTTGCAGACCTAGATAGCGACGTGGTGCAAGATTTCTTGGTTCAGGCGCGGAAAAAGAATCGGCGACTATCGGGACTTACTCAAGATGAGGACGTCTTACGGGCGCTAGCGGTGACGACCGCGACTGGAGAGCTGACGCTTGCTGGCCTGTATGCGCTGGGTTTCTATCCCCAAGGGCATTTTCCCTCCTTAGCAGTAACGGTGGCGCAAAGGCTACCAAATGGTTCGAAGCACGGGCGAGTGTTGGGGTTGGAGACCTTTGAGGGGCCCGTTCCGGTGCTGTTGAACTCGGTAATGGGATGGGTAAGGCAACGTTTAGCCGCCGTACGGCGATATCGAGAGGACGGATCAATGGTGGAAGTTCCTGAACTTCCCCTTCCGGCCATTCGAGAGGCCGTGGCTAATGCATTGGTGCACCGTGATCTTGGGCCAAATACGTTGGGTGCGGGTAAATTGATTGATGTCCGCCTATTACCGGACAAGATGGTTATCTCCAGTCCAGGAGGCCTACGGGATCTGACGGTTGAACAGCTCAAGTCGAGAGATCTGGCGCGCCAGGAGATTAACCAGCGGCTCTATAGACTGTGCCGATATCTCAAAGCAGACGATGGCTCTTTTGTTATTGAGGGCGAAGGCGGCGGCGTGCAGCTCATGCTGGATGCCGCGCGAGAGCAAGGACTACCGGAGCCTGACCTGATAGATTCTGGCGTGCAATTTACGGTGAAAATGTGGCGGCCGGACACTCGTGGAGAGGCCCGTATCTGGGAGCCACTACGCAAGGAGGAATCAGGCACCGGCCCGGAACGACGAGTGGATGCACCAGTGACCTTGGAACGCCTGGGTGTTAACGCCCCGCGCGTAGCGGAGGCGCTGCGTACGGCGGCACAACCGCTGTCTATCGGCGAAATAGAAACAGCCACAAACCTTACTCGAGCGCAGGTCCGATATGCGCTGAAGTCACTGGTGAAGGCACGATTCGTGCGTATGGATGGCACGCGCGGTTCACAAGCGACAACCTATGAATGGCTAGCTAACCGCGGGGCTGCAGACGCTTAA
- a CDS encoding Fic/DOC family N-terminal domain-containing protein — protein sequence MEFSPELTSRAARIEREILDLNRHAASGQLESVARLLMRSEAISSSRIEGIAPNVDKVVLAELAQKEEVRGFKESAEEVARNLTVLCSIEKSFATEPTSPSAFLKSSKES from the coding sequence ATGGAGTTTTCCCCAGAGCTCACCAGCCGGGCAGCACGTATCGAGCGAGAGATCTTGGATCTCAACCGTCATGCTGCTTCTGGCCAGTTGGAATCTGTGGCCCGCTTACTCATGCGTTCTGAGGCGATTTCTTCCTCACGCATTGAAGGTATTGCGCCCAACGTCGACAAGGTTGTCCTCGCGGAACTCGCCCAAAAGGAGGAAGTCCGCGGCTTTAAGGAAAGCGCGGAAGAGGTTGCGCGTAACCTCACCGTTCTGTGTTCCATTGAGAAGAGCTTTGCCACCGAACCAACATCTCCATCGGCCTTCTTGAAAAGCTCCAAAGAGAGTTGA
- a CDS encoding Fic family protein, with amino-acid sequence MGEKGSIPTGLRTIQNWIGGSNHTLFGAEFIPAPPRLVHDLVDDLCLYLDGASHGALIQAAIAHAQFKTIHPFADGNGRVDRALIHGILLRRGPTEYTILPVSLVLDTWSKSKATCLFAPSSVVKSSPWSARISGSMSRLPSSGTRPQFIF; translated from the coding sequence ATGGGGGAGAAGGGCTCTATCCCCACTGGTCTCCGCACTATTCAAAACTGGATTGGTGGAAGTAACCACACACTCTTTGGGGCCGAGTTCATCCCAGCGCCCCCACGTCTAGTCCATGACCTCGTAGACGACTTATGTCTTTACCTCGATGGCGCTTCGCACGGTGCTCTTATCCAAGCCGCGATTGCTCACGCTCAATTCAAAACGATTCACCCATTTGCAGATGGCAACGGCCGTGTGGACCGTGCTCTCATTCATGGGATTCTTCTGCGTCGCGGACCTACTGAATACACCATTCTGCCGGTAAGCCTCGTCCTCGATACGTGGTCCAAATCGAAAGCTACCTGCCTTTTCGCACCATCAAGCGTGGTAAAATCCTCACCATGGAGCGCACGTATAAGTGGGAGCATGTCGAGACTCCCCTCATCCGGAACGAGGCCGCAGTTCATTTTTTAG
- a CDS encoding putative glycolipid-binding domain-containing protein, with product MERTYKWEHVETPLIRNEAAVHFLGAGLTASGVQYGDGYKATWELRAAENWVTERVSVNVEGDGWGRSLELFRSEQGVWSAETNEEGAQPEDLPSPGIIQSADLKAALDCDLGLCPLTNTMPIRRLTLLETQVPKTQLIMAWIDIPSLQVIASDQYYSSVDAETVRYKSGTRGVDVELEVDGDGVVVHYPDLARRV from the coding sequence ATGGAGCGCACGTATAAGTGGGAGCATGTCGAGACTCCCCTCATCCGGAACGAGGCCGCAGTTCATTTTTTAGGAGCCGGTTTGACCGCTTCCGGAGTGCAATACGGCGATGGATACAAGGCCACGTGGGAGCTGCGCGCCGCGGAGAACTGGGTGACCGAACGTGTGTCGGTGAACGTTGAAGGCGACGGATGGGGGCGAAGCCTCGAGCTGTTTAGGTCCGAGCAAGGCGTGTGGTCGGCGGAAACCAATGAAGAGGGCGCCCAGCCTGAAGATCTGCCCTCCCCCGGTATCATCCAGTCAGCCGACCTGAAAGCCGCACTCGATTGCGATCTCGGTCTGTGCCCTCTCACCAACACAATGCCTATTCGTCGCTTGACGCTGCTTGAGACTCAGGTCCCGAAAACGCAGCTGATCATGGCTTGGATTGATATACCGTCCCTCCAGGTGATCGCATCAGACCAGTACTACAGCTCCGTCGATGCTGAAACTGTCCGATACAAAAGCGGAACACGGGGAGTCGACGTCGAGTTGGAGGTCGACGGTGACGGCGTGGTCGTACACTACCCTGATCTCGCACGGCGGGTCTGA
- a CDS encoding HigA family addiction module antitoxin, protein MTTTDKLPPVHPGEILMEDFLKGMGITQHKLAVSIGVPPRRINEIVHGKRAVTADTALRLAKFFEMSPQFWLGLQAQYDLDVAEDKILSEIERIQPVQAVSA, encoded by the coding sequence TTGACTACCACTGACAAGCTCCCTCCGGTTCACCCCGGTGAGATCCTCATGGAGGACTTCCTCAAAGGAATGGGGATCACCCAGCACAAGCTCGCCGTCTCCATCGGCGTTCCGCCCCGCCGGATCAACGAAATTGTTCACGGTAAGCGCGCTGTAACCGCTGACACGGCCCTTCGTCTAGCGAAGTTTTTCGAGATGAGCCCCCAGTTCTGGCTCGGGTTACAGGCTCAATATGACTTGGACGTGGCGGAAGACAAGATCCTCTCGGAAATCGAGCGGATTCAACCGGTCCAAGCTGTCTCAGCGTAG
- the cmtR gene encoding Cd(II)/Pb(II)-sensing metalloregulatory transcriptional regulator CmtR, producing MLTIASRLDVMNRLGRAMADPTRSRILMTLLDGPGYPAEISQSLDLTRSNVSNHLSCLRDCGIVVAEPEGRKTRYEIADPHLAAALEALVNATLAVDENAPCIDNECSVPGCGEKGTDA from the coding sequence ATGCTGACTATTGCTTCACGCCTCGACGTTATGAACCGGCTCGGCCGGGCCATGGCTGATCCGACGCGTTCCCGAATCCTGATGACCCTACTCGACGGTCCGGGCTACCCGGCCGAGATTTCGCAAAGCTTGGATCTGACTCGCTCGAACGTCTCGAACCACCTGTCCTGCCTACGCGATTGCGGCATCGTCGTCGCTGAGCCGGAGGGCCGTAAGACCCGCTACGAAATTGCCGATCCGCACCTCGCGGCGGCGCTCGAAGCGCTGGTCAACGCGACGCTGGCCGTCGACGAGAATGCCCCCTGCATCGACAATGAGTGCTCGGTGCCCGGCTGCGGCGAGAAAGGAACGGACGCATGA
- a CDS encoding heavy metal translocating P-type ATPase: MSSACGCEHEPATEIEELDRPWWKDPELLLPIFSGVALITGLALDWSDLETPATVLYWLGLLLGAYTFAPGAIRNLVTKRKLGIGLLMTISAVGAVILGFVGEAAALAFLYSIAEALEDKAMDRAQGGLRALLKLVPQTATVLRDGTTAEITAKDLEVGELMVVRPGERIATDGIIRSGRSSLDTSAITGESIPEEVAPGDEVPAGAINSAGVLEVETTAAGTDNSLTTLVDLVEQAQAEKGDRARIADRIARPLVPGVMILAVLVGVIGSLLGDPETWITRALVVLVAASPCALAISVPLTVVAAIGAASQFGVVIKSGAAFERLGGIRHLAVDKTGTLTRNQPEVTGVVPADGFDRAQVLSFAAAVEQQSTHPLAAAIVATEPEAPTALDISEEAGQGIGGTVEGRRVLVGSPRWIDAGPLKADVERMESEGQTCVLVTVDDALAGAIGVRDELRPEVPDAVQSLHDNDVEVSMLTGDNTRTARALAEIAGIDDVRAELRPEDKASIVAELSSKTPTAMIGDGINDAPALAGATVGIAMGATGSDAAIESADVAFTGHDLRLIPQALQHARRGSRIINQNIVLSLAIIIVLMPLAISGVLGLAAVVLVHEVAEVIVILNGLRAARAKR, translated from the coding sequence ATGAGTTCAGCATGTGGATGCGAACACGAACCCGCCACGGAGATCGAAGAGCTCGATCGGCCATGGTGGAAGGACCCCGAGCTACTGCTACCGATCTTCTCCGGCGTAGCCCTCATTACAGGACTGGCGCTGGACTGGTCCGACTTGGAGACGCCCGCAACGGTACTGTATTGGCTTGGCCTGCTGTTAGGCGCTTACACGTTCGCACCTGGAGCGATCCGGAACCTTGTCACGAAGCGCAAGCTCGGCATTGGTTTGCTTATGACGATCAGCGCGGTCGGCGCGGTGATCCTTGGTTTCGTCGGAGAGGCCGCGGCGCTGGCGTTCCTGTACTCGATCGCCGAGGCGCTGGAAGACAAGGCGATGGACCGGGCCCAAGGCGGACTGCGGGCACTATTGAAGCTGGTACCGCAAACCGCGACCGTGCTGCGCGACGGTACGACGGCCGAGATCACTGCGAAGGACCTTGAGGTTGGCGAGCTAATGGTCGTACGCCCCGGGGAGCGGATCGCCACGGACGGCATCATTCGGTCCGGACGCTCCAGCCTTGACACCTCAGCGATCACCGGAGAATCCATTCCGGAGGAGGTTGCGCCCGGCGACGAGGTACCCGCGGGAGCGATCAACTCCGCCGGTGTGCTGGAGGTCGAGACGACCGCAGCTGGAACGGACAACTCGCTGACCACACTCGTCGACCTCGTCGAGCAGGCGCAGGCGGAGAAGGGTGACCGCGCCCGGATCGCCGACCGGATTGCCCGACCTCTCGTGCCCGGGGTGATGATCCTGGCGGTGCTGGTCGGCGTGATCGGCTCGCTGTTGGGCGACCCCGAGACTTGGATCACCCGTGCGCTGGTGGTCCTGGTCGCAGCGTCGCCGTGCGCGCTGGCAATCTCCGTGCCGCTGACGGTCGTGGCCGCGATCGGCGCGGCCAGCCAGTTCGGAGTAGTCATCAAGTCCGGCGCGGCGTTCGAGCGACTCGGCGGCATCCGTCACCTAGCGGTAGACAAAACCGGAACCCTTACCCGCAACCAGCCCGAGGTTACCGGAGTGGTCCCGGCAGACGGATTCGATCGGGCGCAGGTGCTTTCCTTCGCGGCGGCGGTTGAGCAGCAATCGACGCACCCCCTCGCCGCGGCGATCGTGGCAACGGAGCCCGAAGCGCCCACCGCCTTGGATATCAGCGAGGAAGCCGGTCAAGGCATCGGCGGCACCGTCGAAGGCCGACGGGTGCTGGTCGGCAGCCCCCGATGGATCGACGCCGGGCCACTGAAGGCGGACGTTGAGCGCATGGAGTCCGAAGGCCAGACCTGCGTCCTAGTCACCGTCGATGACGCTCTCGCCGGGGCGATCGGGGTGCGCGACGAGTTGCGGCCCGAGGTGCCCGATGCCGTGCAGTCCCTGCACGACAACGACGTAGAAGTGAGCATGCTCACCGGCGATAACACTCGCACCGCCCGGGCGCTAGCTGAAATCGCCGGAATCGACGACGTGCGCGCCGAGCTGCGACCGGAGGACAAGGCAAGCATCGTCGCCGAACTCTCCTCCAAGACGCCGACGGCGATGATCGGCGACGGCATCAACGACGCGCCGGCACTGGCGGGCGCAACGGTGGGCATTGCGATGGGAGCAACCGGCTCTGACGCCGCGATCGAGTCCGCTGACGTCGCCTTCACTGGCCACGACCTCCGGCTGATCCCGCAGGCGCTGCAGCACGCCCGCCGAGGCAGCAGGATCATCAACCAAAACATCGTGCTGTCTCTGGCCATCATCATCGTGTTGATGCCACTGGCGATCAGCGGTGTACTGGGCCTGGCCGCCGTCGTCTTGGTACACGAAGTCGCCGAAGTCATCGTGATCTTGAACGGCCTGCGGGCTGCACGAGCGAAACGCTGA
- a CDS encoding zeta toxin family protein: MTVLKAADFPVDDAFKRRVLERRIAYLFRQPSAEPEVIYVAGQPASGKSSVIEMLTGDHVILDSDELRKYHPALDEIMERDPLRMDVLTNGPVPYWMSSLIEYGRQHGHSLIIENTLSNSEFIAGEIAKFRSAGFRVRIVGLAVAQEVSRLGVVQRYLEAQRVSRYPRWTNEVSHTSGFKAIVPGLQAIAPLVDDLEIRSRDGRTLSGIEVIEAERATWFDSPAIRADWLARFDSCDMAGLEAEKLTQNLVADAERIRKL, from the coding sequence GTGACAGTGCTGAAGGCCGCGGATTTTCCGGTAGATGATGCTTTTAAACGCCGCGTCCTTGAGCGGCGTATTGCTTATCTTTTTCGTCAGCCATCCGCTGAGCCTGAGGTCATCTATGTAGCAGGACAACCAGCATCGGGAAAGTCTTCGGTGATTGAAATGCTCACGGGTGATCACGTCATTCTAGATTCGGATGAACTACGAAAGTATCACCCAGCCCTCGACGAGATCATGGAGCGCGACCCCCTGCGCATGGACGTGCTCACCAATGGGCCGGTGCCCTATTGGATGTCCTCGCTCATTGAATATGGCCGCCAGCATGGGCATTCGCTCATCATTGAGAACACGCTGTCTAACTCGGAATTCATCGCGGGTGAGATAGCCAAGTTTCGCTCCGCGGGTTTCCGCGTGAGGATCGTGGGCTTGGCGGTGGCGCAGGAGGTCTCCAGGCTGGGTGTCGTCCAGCGTTACCTGGAGGCGCAGCGCGTGAGTCGCTATCCGCGCTGGACAAATGAAGTTTCCCACACGTCGGGCTTTAAAGCCATCGTCCCAGGGCTTCAAGCGATTGCCCCGCTTGTCGACGACCTCGAGATCCGCAGCCGCGATGGCCGCACTTTGAGCGGCATCGAGGTTATTGAGGCTGAGCGCGCAACCTGGTTCGACTCCCCCGCTATTCGTGCTGACTGGCTGGCCCGCTTCGACAGCTGTGACATGGCTGGCCTTGAAGCGGAGAAGCTTACGCAGAACCTCGTGGCTGATGCAGAGCGTATCCGCAAACTTTAA
- a CDS encoding aldehyde dehydrogenase family protein → MTQFATYADLLNAITDENGRDILNPATGEVVGRAPENPVEDLNAAVENARAAQKDFAKLSDEERCELLTKAAAAIDANAEALVELLSREQGKPLNGPNARFEVGACSGWLNATASFEHPNYTAVDDDITATVNYRPLGVVGAIGPWNWPMMITIWQIAPALRMGNAVVVKPSEYTPLSVLGLLKVVNSVLPEGVLQVVSGAGEVGAALTTHEGVDKIMFTGSTATGKKIVEASADNLTRLTLELGGNDAGIVLDDADPKEIAGDLFWGAFINTGQTCAAMKRVYVPESLYDAVCEALVEVAKASPMGVGLEEENVLGPLQNKQQFDIVDKLVNAAKDSGARVLLGGDPDYDAPGYFYPTTLVADIDPDNPLVVEEQFGPALPIVKYTDLDWAIEQANKLDVGLGSSVWSSNRERALEVAAQLEAGTTWINSHGAVDPRVPFGGIKSSGYGVEFGTEGLKGLAYPQIING, encoded by the coding sequence ATGACTCAGTTCGCCACCTACGCTGATCTGCTCAACGCCATCACGGACGAGAACGGACGCGACATCCTCAACCCAGCTACCGGAGAGGTCGTTGGCCGCGCCCCAGAGAACCCCGTTGAGGACCTCAACGCTGCAGTTGAGAACGCACGCGCAGCGCAGAAGGACTTTGCCAAGCTCAGCGACGAAGAGCGTTGCGAGCTGCTCACCAAGGCAGCCGCCGCCATCGACGCCAATGCAGAGGCACTCGTTGAGCTTCTCTCCCGTGAGCAGGGCAAGCCGCTCAACGGCCCGAACGCCCGCTTCGAGGTCGGTGCCTGCTCCGGCTGGTTGAATGCCACCGCCTCCTTCGAGCACCCGAACTACACGGCCGTCGATGATGACATCACCGCCACCGTCAACTACCGCCCGCTCGGCGTCGTCGGCGCCATCGGCCCGTGGAACTGGCCGATGATGATCACCATCTGGCAGATTGCGCCGGCGCTGCGTATGGGCAACGCGGTCGTCGTCAAGCCCTCCGAGTACACCCCGCTGTCCGTACTGGGCCTGCTTAAGGTCGTGAACTCCGTGCTGCCGGAGGGTGTTCTCCAGGTCGTCAGCGGTGCCGGTGAGGTTGGCGCGGCGCTGACCACCCACGAGGGCGTCGATAAGATCATGTTCACCGGTTCCACCGCCACCGGCAAGAAGATCGTGGAGGCCAGCGCCGATAACCTCACCCGCCTCACGCTGGAGCTCGGCGGCAATGACGCCGGTATCGTGCTGGATGACGCTGACCCGAAGGAGATCGCCGGCGACCTCTTCTGGGGCGCGTTCATCAACACCGGCCAGACCTGTGCGGCGATGAAGCGCGTGTATGTGCCGGAGTCGCTGTACGACGCCGTCTGCGAAGCCCTCGTCGAGGTAGCCAAGGCCTCCCCGATGGGCGTGGGCCTCGAGGAAGAGAACGTGCTCGGCCCGCTGCAGAATAAGCAGCAGTTCGACATCGTGGACAAGCTCGTCAACGCCGCCAAGGATTCCGGCGCCCGCGTACTGCTGGGTGGTGACCCGGACTACGACGCGCCGGGCTACTTCTACCCCACCACCCTGGTGGCGGACATCGACCCGGATAACCCGCTGGTCGTCGAGGAGCAGTTCGGTCCTGCGCTGCCGATTGTGAAGTACACGGACCTCGATTGGGCCATTGAGCAGGCCAACAAGCTCGACGTGGGTCTGGGCTCTTCCGTGTGGTCCTCCAACCGCGAGCGTGCACTGGAGGTTGCCGCACAGCTGGAGGCTGGCACCACCTGGATCAACAGTCACGGTGCTGTGGATCCGCGCGTGCCTTTCGGTGGCATCAAGTCCTCCGGCTACGGCGTGGAGTTCGGCACCGAGGGCCTCAAAGGCCTGGCCTACCCGCAGATCATCAACGGCTAG
- a CDS encoding helix-turn-helix domain-containing protein, translating to MSASAVEQFDIASWRTASSESFGQLDVDTEDPASFHATLRSTKVGDISLFDMCTSPHTVNRSKIATNEAPFCKLSLQITGSSTMSQDGRTCELRPGDLALYVTQRPYTLRYPEEQNTLIVHFPQSFLDISPAQIQRLTANPISRSHGLGAVAVPLFEQLAKNLDLLKGPHATALVRSALTMLVSVLASDVAEEPSAGTLLFNQATAYIEKHLGDPDLGPSTIAQALFVSVRHLHAKFSEQGLSVGSYIRTRRLEHIRRELVDPRHSEESISHISARYGLYDPSHLSRIFKAEYHKSPSAYRAEASG from the coding sequence ATGTCTGCTTCCGCCGTTGAGCAATTCGATATCGCGTCATGGCGCACCGCGTCATCCGAGTCTTTTGGCCAACTCGACGTGGACACCGAGGACCCCGCTTCCTTTCACGCCACACTGCGTTCAACGAAGGTGGGGGATATATCCCTCTTCGATATGTGCACCTCCCCGCACACCGTGAATCGCTCCAAGATAGCCACTAACGAGGCCCCGTTTTGCAAGCTCAGCCTGCAGATCACCGGCTCCTCAACCATGAGCCAGGACGGGCGAACCTGCGAGCTCCGCCCAGGGGACCTAGCGCTATACGTCACCCAGCGCCCCTACACCTTGCGCTATCCGGAGGAGCAGAACACCCTCATTGTTCACTTCCCGCAGAGCTTCCTCGACATTTCACCCGCACAGATCCAGCGCCTGACTGCGAACCCCATCTCGCGCTCACATGGCCTCGGCGCGGTGGCCGTGCCTCTCTTTGAACAACTAGCTAAGAACCTCGACTTGCTCAAAGGCCCGCACGCCACGGCACTGGTCCGCTCGGCGCTGACCATGCTGGTATCAGTCCTGGCTTCCGACGTGGCCGAGGAACCTTCTGCGGGCACGCTCCTGTTCAACCAGGCCACCGCCTACATCGAGAAGCACCTGGGCGACCCGGACCTAGGCCCCAGCACCATCGCCCAAGCACTCTTCGTGTCGGTGCGCCACCTCCACGCCAAGTTCTCCGAACAGGGCCTCTCCGTCGGCAGCTACATCAGAACGCGACGCCTAGAACACATCCGCAGGGAGCTCGTGGACCCGCGGCACTCCGAGGAATCAATCAGCCACATCAGCGCCCGCTATGGCCTGTACGATCCCTCGCACCTCTCGCGCATCTTCAAGGCGGAGTACCACAAGTCACCGAGTGCGTACCGTGCGGAAGCTAGCGGTTAG